The following coding sequences lie in one Endomicrobiales bacterium genomic window:
- the efp gene encoding elongation factor P, which translates to MISTSEFKNGLTLLVDGEPYQIIWFQNHKPGKGGAVMRTKMKHLRKGSITERTFKSGEKFEGVEVKRKKKQFLYSDGNEYHFMDMENFEQVSFPKERLGASAKFLTENLEVDTIYLAGEFVDIELPTSVVMKVSSTVPGIKGDSVSNMVKPATLQSGIEVSVPLFVKEGDLIKIDTRTGEYVERVNADK; encoded by the coding sequence ATGATTTCAACTTCTGAGTTTAAAAACGGGCTTACATTGCTTGTTGATGGCGAACCTTATCAAATTATCTGGTTTCAAAATCACAAACCTGGCAAGGGCGGAGCTGTTATGCGTACAAAAATGAAGCACTTGCGCAAAGGTTCAATAACCGAGCGTACATTTAAATCGGGTGAAAAGTTTGAAGGTGTGGAAGTTAAAAGAAAGAAAAAACAGTTCCTTTACTCAGACGGCAACGAGTACCATTTTATGGATATGGAAAATTTTGAACAAGTTAGTTTTCCAAAAGAACGCCTTGGCGCAAGTGCAAAATTCCTTACAGAAAACCTTGAAGTAGATACTATTTACTTGGCAGGTGAGTTTGTAGATATTGAGTTGCCGACTTCGGTGGTAATGAAAGTTTCAAGCACCGTGCCCGGTATAAAAGGTGATTCTGTTTCAAACATGGTAAAGCCGGCAACACTCCAATCGGGTATTGAAGTTTCTGTTCCGTTATTTGTTAAAGAGGGCGACCTGATAAAAATAGATACAAGAACCGGTGAGTATGTAGAGCGCGTAAACGCTGATAAATAA
- the aroB gene encoding 3-dehydroquinate synthase, with translation MNNMKIIKVNLKDRSYPIIIGADLAQSGELLKKILKIRVQARRVLIVTNKLVAGLYLASVENSLKKSGFLVSSAIILDGESYKTLKTVKKLYASAVENGLDRTSLVVALGGGVVGDITGFFAATYMRGIEIVQIPTTLLAMVDSSIGGKTGVDLKEGKNLVGAFHQPKAVLIDTKVLTTLPLRQLRNGMAEVIKYSLLENGNLFDFLQKNVDLECVFKDRVLEKIIFECASIKARIVSADEYEKTGLRQKLNLGHTFAHTIETVCGYKGLLHGEAVAFGIILACHLSMLLGTFKNNDFKAVRSLILGFGLPVEISKKVEADDYITVMGRDKKSVLGAIKFVLPQKIGNVLTGVEVNKNKIKEVLK, from the coding sequence ATGAACAATATGAAAATAATAAAAGTAAACTTAAAAGACCGTTCTTACCCGATAATTATCGGCGCAGATTTGGCGCAGTCGGGAGAGCTGCTTAAAAAAATACTCAAAATCCGGGTTCAAGCGCGCAGGGTGTTGATTGTAACCAATAAGCTTGTAGCGGGGTTATATCTTGCAAGTGTTGAGAACTCGTTAAAGAAAAGCGGTTTTTTGGTTTCTTCAGCGATAATTTTAGATGGTGAAAGCTATAAAACACTTAAAACAGTCAAAAAGCTTTATGCTTCTGCGGTTGAAAATGGCCTTGATAGAACAAGTTTAGTGGTAGCACTTGGTGGCGGCGTGGTTGGCGATATAACCGGTTTTTTTGCCGCAACTTATATGCGCGGCATAGAAATTGTTCAAATACCAACAACGCTTCTTGCCATGGTGGACTCATCCATTGGCGGCAAAACAGGTGTTGATTTAAAAGAAGGCAAAAATCTTGTTGGTGCTTTTCATCAACCCAAAGCAGTGCTTATAGATACAAAAGTACTCACAACGCTTCCTTTAAGGCAGCTAAGAAATGGTATGGCTGAGGTAATAAAGTATTCACTTTTAGAAAATGGCAATTTATTTGATTTTCTTCAAAAAAATGTTGACCTCGAGTGTGTTTTTAAGGACCGTGTACTTGAAAAAATTATTTTTGAGTGCGCTTCAATAAAGGCACGCATAGTTTCTGCAGATGAATATGAGAAAACTGGTCTTAGGCAAAAGTTAAACCTTGGGCATACCTTTGCCCACACGATAGAAACGGTTTGCGGTTATAAAGGTCTTTTGCATGGCGAGGCGGTTGCGTTTGGTATAATTTTGGCGTGCCATCTTTCAATGTTGCTTGGTACATTTAAGAATAACGATTTTAAGGCGGTTCGTTCGCTTATTTTGGGTTTTGGTTTGCCCGTTGAAATATCCAAAAAAGTAGAAGCCGACGATTACATTACGGTTATGGGACGAGACAAAAAAAGTGTTTTGGGAGCAATAAAATTTGTACTCCCGCAAAAAATTGGTAATGTATTAACCGGTGTTGAAGTAAATAAAAACAAAATTAAAGAGGTGCTAAAGTGA
- a CDS encoding aminopeptidase P family protein: MFHNRIGNLIKAVNGNACLITDKVNQFYLTGLSLDGFWLFVSKEKSCLISGNLLASQLKELLPNAEIITTQNYLEMLRTLCKETGNKTLFVNFTTLNYALGSKIGQFCKIADISQTLSELRKLKDSSEIEAIRKSCKLASKAMNFAQKSIKKGISEIELELKIEQFLLKNNAAPAFETIVACGPNSANPHHICTTRKVLPNDLVMVDVGALLGGYSSDLTRTFVFGKITQLQRNVIAAVKAAKGAAVKKLKTGVKTSVIDASARVVIEHAGFGDKFIHTTGHGLGIEVHEAPRLSASDTSTLKKNMFVTIEPGIYLPGLFGVRIEDTYLLTEQGNEVLTK, translated from the coding sequence ATGTTTCATAACCGCATAGGTAACTTAATTAAGGCCGTCAACGGCAACGCCTGCCTTATAACAGATAAGGTAAATCAGTTTTATTTAACAGGGCTTAGCTTAGATGGCTTTTGGCTGTTTGTATCAAAAGAAAAAAGTTGCTTAATAAGCGGTAACTTGCTTGCTAGTCAGCTAAAAGAGCTTTTGCCAAATGCAGAAATTATAACAACGCAAAACTATCTTGAAATGCTTAGAACCTTGTGCAAGGAAACGGGCAACAAAACTCTTTTTGTAAACTTTACTACCTTAAACTATGCGCTTGGCTCAAAAATTGGACAATTTTGTAAGATTGCAGATATTTCGCAAACCCTCTCAGAGTTAAGAAAACTAAAAGATAGTTCGGAAATTGAGGCAATTAGAAAATCTTGCAAACTTGCCTCAAAGGCAATGAATTTCGCGCAAAAGTCGATTAAAAAAGGCATATCTGAAATTGAATTAGAATTGAAAATTGAGCAGTTTTTGTTAAAAAACAATGCTGCACCGGCTTTTGAAACTATAGTTGCCTGCGGGCCAAACTCGGCAAATCCGCACCATATATGTACAACAAGAAAGGTTTTGCCAAATGATTTGGTTATGGTTGATGTAGGCGCACTTTTAGGTGGTTATTCTTCCGACTTGACAAGAACTTTTGTATTCGGTAAAATCACACAATTGCAGCGTAATGTAATTGCAGCTGTAAAGGCCGCAAAAGGGGCTGCTGTAAAAAAATTAAAAACTGGCGTAAAAACCAGTGTAATTGATGCTTCCGCAAGAGTTGTAATTGAACATGCCGGTTTTGGCGATAAATTTATTCACACAACTGGCCACGGTCTTGGTATTGAAGTGCATGAGGCACCGCGCCTAAGCGCTAGCGACACAAGTACTTTGAAAAAAAATATGTTTGTAACCATTGAGCCCGGTATTTACTTGCCTGGATTATTTGGTGTAAGAATAGAGGATACATATCTGCTCACAGAGCAAGGCAACGAGGTATTAACGAAATGA
- a CDS encoding DUF116 domain-containing protein, whose amino-acid sequence MKLCKRIFDKDTHFKNAVIKRNKKNKKNFILVKYSDRIILVPHCLRNYQVCIAKDNGSHYTCLECGKCKIKDISVEAKKLGYKGVYILKGGKATGKLIEELKPKAVLGIACFFEGMQGIELMEKFKLAVQFVELAKDGCVNTDVNLEKLLEKIRD is encoded by the coding sequence ATGAAACTATGCAAAAGAATTTTTGACAAAGACACTCATTTCAAAAATGCTGTAATTAAAAGAAATAAGAAAAATAAAAAAAACTTTATTCTCGTAAAGTACTCCGATAGGATTATTTTAGTTCCGCACTGCCTAAGAAACTATCAAGTATGCATAGCAAAAGACAACGGCTCGCACTACACCTGCCTTGAATGCGGAAAATGCAAAATAAAAGATATTTCAGTTGAAGCAAAAAAGCTCGGCTACAAAGGTGTTTACATTTTAAAAGGCGGGAAAGCAACTGGTAAATTAATTGAGGAACTTAAGCCAAAAGCAGTGTTAGGCATAGCGTGCTTTTTTGAAGGGATGCAAGGAATAGAGTTGATGGAAAAGTTTAAACTTGCCGTGCAGTTTGTAGAACTCGCCAAAGATGGTTGCGTTAACACCGATGTAAACCTAGAAAAACTTTTAGAAAAAATCCGAGACTAA
- the aroQ gene encoding type II 3-dehydroquinate dehydratase — protein MRKILVINGPNLGLLGQRENNIYGTITLEAINEKIKVLASELNIVVEFFQSNHEGELVDRIGSLSDEFIGAIINPAAYTHTSVAIRDAIAASKVPFVEVHISNIYSREEFRHKSLTAAVCKGQISGFAQDSYLLALRALDSLTKIK, from the coding sequence GTGAGAAAAATTCTTGTAATTAATGGCCCAAACCTCGGCCTTTTAGGCCAGAGGGAAAATAACATTTACGGTACCATAACACTTGAAGCTATAAACGAAAAAATAAAAGTTCTTGCATCTGAATTAAATATAGTTGTTGAGTTTTTTCAGTCAAACCACGAAGGTGAACTTGTAGATAGAATAGGTTCTTTAAGTGATGAGTTTATTGGTGCAATAATAAACCCGGCCGCATACACGCACACATCGGTCGCCATAAGAGACGCAATTGCCGCTTCAAAAGTACCGTTTGTTGAGGTTCATATATCAAACATCTACTCGCGTGAAGAGTTTCGCCACAAATCACTAACAGCCGCTGTTTGCAAAGGGCAAATATCTGGTTTTGCGCAAGACAGCTACCTTCTTGCCTTAAGAGCGCTTGATTCGCTCACAAAAATAAAATAA
- a CDS encoding shikimate kinase: MKKNIVLTGFMGSGKSVIGKLLAEKIGFTYFDVDKNIELENALSITEIFAQKGEPYFRGLEAQMIKRASTMEKLVISCGGGVVLRAENMDALESTGVVVYLRAKPETIFERIKNDTNRPLLKVADPLSKIKELLNLREQYYTRCSFSIDTDYLSPNEIVKHITDMLFEKYNFKIK; this comes from the coding sequence ATGAAAAAAAATATAGTACTTACTGGTTTTATGGGAAGTGGGAAATCGGTTATAGGCAAATTACTTGCCGAAAAAATTGGTTTTACATACTTTGATGTGGATAAGAATATTGAATTAGAAAATGCTTTAAGTATTACTGAGATATTTGCTCAAAAAGGCGAGCCGTATTTTAGGGGACTTGAAGCGCAAATGATAAAACGCGCATCGACAATGGAGAAGCTTGTTATATCTTGCGGCGGCGGGGTGGTGCTAAGGGCAGAAAATATGGACGCGCTTGAAAGCACAGGTGTTGTTGTTTACCTAAGGGCAAAGCCAGAAACAATTTTTGAGCGAATTAAGAATGACACTAATCGCCCGTTGTTAAAAGTTGCCGATCCACTTTCTAAAATAAAAGAACTTCTTAATTTAAGGGAGCAATACTACACTCGTTGTTCATTTTCAATAGATACCGACTATCTTTCTCCAAATGAAATTGTAAAACACATAACAGATATGCTCTTTGAAAAATACAATTTCAAAATTAAGTAA